One Kribbella sp. NBC_00662 genomic region harbors:
- a CDS encoding GntR family transcriptional regulator: MRRISLKHERVARVLAREIKSGVVRRGAQLPGEVELARRFSVSRNTVRAALAVLAEDKLIATHTGKGSYVLFDGRPLDGRLGWTHALSEQGVETRMRTVRIEREDDPGLASRLGLESSEVVVIERVRQLTDGTAISLERSRIPALDSLRDLPERGLDNDSISVTLNRAGLYLDHCEQRLRGRPLTPVEAGHLNRPDKTWFLHTTRTSWTADDRFAEHADELLDPDHYELSLSYRS; the protein is encoded by the coding sequence ATGCGCCGGATCTCCCTGAAACACGAGCGGGTCGCGCGGGTGCTCGCGCGGGAGATCAAGTCCGGCGTCGTACGGCGAGGTGCACAGCTGCCCGGCGAGGTGGAGCTGGCCCGCCGGTTCTCGGTCAGCCGGAACACGGTCCGCGCCGCCCTCGCCGTACTGGCCGAGGACAAGCTGATCGCGACGCACACCGGCAAGGGGTCGTACGTGCTGTTCGACGGGCGGCCCTTGGACGGACGACTCGGGTGGACGCATGCCTTGTCCGAACAGGGCGTGGAGACGCGGATGCGGACCGTGCGGATCGAGCGCGAGGACGATCCGGGGCTGGCTTCGCGGCTGGGTCTGGAGTCGTCCGAGGTGGTGGTGATCGAGCGGGTCCGGCAGTTGACGGACGGTACCGCGATCTCGCTCGAACGCAGCCGGATCCCGGCGCTGGATTCCCTCCGCGATCTGCCCGAACGCGGTCTGGACAACGACTCCATCAGCGTCACCCTCAACCGCGCCGGTCTCTACCTCGACCACTGCGAACAGCGGTTGCGCGGCCGCCCGCTCACCCCCGTCGAAGCCGGCCACCTGAACCGTCCCGACAAGACCTGGTTCCTCCACACCACCCGCACCAGCTGGACCGCCGACGACCGCTTCGCCGAACACGCCGACGAACTCCTCGACCCAGACCACTACGAACTGAGCCTCTCCTACCGCAGCTGA
- a CDS encoding NADH-quinone oxidoreductase subunit A, whose translation MSDSYGVIAAVVALGLVGLIGAFALNKALTVTYPTEGKLKTYESGVDPVGEGWAQVHIRYYLFAYLYVIFAVDAIYLFPWATIFATLGYATLIEMFIFLAFVAVGLLYAYRKGVLRWT comes from the coding sequence GTGTCGGACAGCTATGGCGTCATCGCCGCGGTGGTCGCGCTCGGCCTCGTGGGGCTGATCGGCGCGTTCGCCCTCAACAAGGCGCTGACCGTCACGTACCCGACCGAGGGCAAACTCAAGACCTACGAGTCCGGCGTCGACCCGGTCGGCGAAGGCTGGGCCCAGGTCCACATCAGGTACTACCTGTTCGCCTACCTCTACGTGATCTTCGCCGTAGACGCGATCTACCTCTTCCCCTGGGCGACCATCTTCGCGACCCTCGGCTACGCCACCCTGATCGAGATGTTCATCTTCCTCGCCTTCGTAGCGGTAGGCCTCCTCTACGCCTACCGCAAGGGCGTCCTCCGCTGGACGTGA
- a CDS encoding AAA family ATPase, which translates to MSAPGAKMDDVPWNSTPLVGRSTEMAALLSAVDDAKTRRAGAVLLSGDAGVGKTRMLDEVATGAHERGFGVLVGHCTDFGDAGLPYQPFSEIFGRLAGDRPDLVESVLANFPAISRLLPAHRLLSAQPVPQEGQLDRAALFDAVLGAFTALSTSEPILVIIEDAHWADDSTRDLIGFLITRLTSQRLALVVSYRSDDLHRRHPLRRPIAEWSRNPRVRRVNLLPLDADEARTLLHSLLAEPLSAVEERRILERAGGNAFFTEELAAAASMGDGDTVPPDLADLLLVRLDPLSDDARQVARVIAVAGRRVPHDLLTAVAKLPDRELDDALRELIDAHIIDVPTNDRYYFRHALLAEAVYDDLLPGERVREHAAYVQALEDKTVAGTAAELAGHATRSHDLATAFEARVRAGQEALSVAAPQEALKHYEMALELFPNAAPTSTVDKTWLIVDTAMAATLSSQHLRALKLLRKALADLPSDAPKLQRAELLLPLADIALIIDQDKEASEAISQALKLVHDDPSSAFKAQVASLYARVSDALGRPMEAERWAHRALEIAREAGQESAASDAGITLAQLRRRAGDPETAAKQLEEAAVRAQLTGDPAAEVRSRFLLGSTHYEQGDLLNAKAALSFAAKRAGELGRQWAVYGFDARRMLALTQFMLGEWDEAAATAQTDSMTPAAAAAALRAVEFSVRSGRGDTAVAEEFEMSRKWWDLDVMLPIIGLQPAVDAYRQLDQPAEAEKLITDVSALCADVFQTEWFLGRIRFSTLGLQLLCHRAVGEPSAAAELVSRGAELVAIGQATAEKGLPPGRLMGVEGLAWLARLESEWERLRWLAGVDAPTPEEHVAAWERTTDAFGYGYVFEQAWSRVRLSAALRAAGRVAEANEQTAMAAEVGRELRAKPLLDETGGSETAGASALTSRETEVLRLLAEGRTNRQLARELYISEKTVSVHVSNILAKLGVRSRTEAAAVARRDGLLDAD; encoded by the coding sequence GTGTCGGCTCCAGGGGCGAAGATGGACGACGTGCCCTGGAATTCGACACCTCTCGTCGGCCGCTCGACCGAGATGGCTGCCCTGCTGAGCGCTGTGGACGACGCGAAAACGCGCCGTGCCGGCGCCGTACTGCTGTCCGGTGACGCCGGCGTCGGCAAGACCCGGATGCTGGACGAGGTGGCCACCGGTGCACACGAGCGCGGCTTCGGCGTACTGGTCGGGCACTGCACCGACTTCGGCGACGCCGGCCTGCCGTACCAGCCGTTCTCGGAGATCTTCGGCCGTCTGGCCGGCGACCGCCCCGACCTGGTCGAGAGCGTGCTGGCCAACTTCCCCGCGATCAGCCGCCTGCTCCCCGCACACCGTCTGCTCAGCGCCCAGCCCGTGCCACAGGAGGGTCAGCTCGACCGCGCCGCGCTGTTCGACGCCGTGCTCGGCGCGTTCACCGCGCTCTCCACCAGCGAGCCGATCCTGGTCATCATCGAGGACGCCCACTGGGCCGACGACTCGACCCGGGACCTGATCGGTTTCCTCATCACCCGACTGACCTCGCAGCGCCTGGCGCTGGTCGTTTCGTACCGCAGCGACGACCTGCACCGTCGCCACCCACTCCGCCGGCCGATCGCCGAGTGGTCCCGCAACCCTCGGGTACGCCGGGTCAACCTGCTCCCGCTCGACGCCGACGAGGCCCGCACACTGCTGCACTCGCTGCTCGCCGAGCCGCTGTCCGCGGTCGAGGAGCGCCGCATCCTCGAGCGCGCCGGCGGGAATGCGTTCTTCACCGAGGAGCTGGCCGCCGCGGCCTCGATGGGTGACGGCGACACCGTCCCGCCCGATCTGGCCGACCTGCTGCTGGTCCGCCTCGACCCGCTGTCGGACGACGCACGCCAGGTCGCCCGCGTGATCGCGGTCGCCGGTCGCCGCGTCCCGCACGATCTCCTCACCGCCGTCGCCAAGCTGCCGGACCGTGAACTCGACGACGCCCTGCGCGAGCTGATCGACGCGCACATCATCGACGTACCGACCAACGATCGGTACTACTTCCGCCACGCCCTGCTGGCCGAGGCCGTGTACGACGACCTGCTGCCGGGCGAGCGCGTCCGCGAGCACGCGGCGTACGTGCAGGCTCTGGAAGACAAGACAGTCGCCGGTACGGCGGCCGAGCTGGCCGGGCACGCCACTCGATCGCACGACCTGGCAACCGCGTTCGAGGCTCGCGTCCGGGCCGGGCAGGAAGCGCTGTCGGTCGCCGCGCCGCAGGAGGCGTTGAAGCATTACGAGATGGCGCTCGAGCTCTTCCCGAACGCCGCGCCGACGAGCACGGTCGACAAGACGTGGCTGATCGTCGACACCGCGATGGCGGCGACCCTGTCCTCGCAGCATCTTCGCGCGCTCAAGCTGCTCCGGAAGGCGCTGGCCGACCTGCCGTCGGACGCGCCAAAGCTGCAGCGGGCTGAGCTGCTCCTGCCGCTGGCCGATATCGCGCTGATCATCGACCAGGACAAGGAGGCGAGCGAGGCGATCTCGCAGGCCCTCAAGCTGGTCCACGACGATCCGTCCAGTGCGTTCAAGGCGCAGGTCGCGTCGCTCTACGCCCGGGTGTCCGACGCGCTGGGCCGACCGATGGAGGCCGAGCGCTGGGCGCATCGCGCGCTGGAGATCGCCCGCGAGGCCGGTCAGGAGTCGGCGGCCAGCGACGCCGGGATCACGCTCGCTCAGCTCCGCCGCCGGGCGGGCGACCCCGAGACGGCCGCCAAGCAGTTGGAAGAGGCCGCCGTCCGGGCGCAGCTCACCGGCGACCCTGCCGCCGAGGTGCGGAGCCGGTTCCTGCTCGGGTCGACGCATTACGAGCAGGGCGACCTGCTGAACGCGAAGGCCGCGTTGTCGTTCGCGGCGAAGCGGGCCGGCGAGCTGGGTCGGCAGTGGGCTGTGTACGGGTTCGACGCGCGGCGGATGCTGGCGTTGACCCAGTTCATGCTCGGCGAGTGGGACGAGGCGGCCGCTACGGCGCAGACCGATTCGATGACGCCTGCGGCTGCCGCGGCGGCGTTGCGGGCGGTGGAGTTCTCGGTGCGCAGCGGGCGGGGTGACACCGCGGTCGCCGAGGAGTTCGAGATGTCCCGGAAGTGGTGGGATCTCGACGTCATGCTGCCGATCATCGGGCTGCAGCCGGCCGTCGACGCGTACCGGCAGCTGGATCAGCCGGCCGAGGCCGAGAAGCTGATCACCGACGTGTCGGCGCTATGTGCCGACGTGTTCCAGACAGAGTGGTTCCTGGGCCGGATCCGGTTCTCGACGCTAGGGCTGCAGTTGCTGTGTCACCGCGCCGTCGGCGAGCCGTCAGCGGCCGCGGAGCTGGTCTCGCGCGGCGCGGAGCTGGTTGCCATCGGGCAGGCGACCGCGGAGAAGGGTCTGCCGCCCGGTCGGTTGATGGGCGTCGAAGGGCTCGCGTGGCTGGCGCGGCTGGAGTCGGAGTGGGAGCGGCTGCGGTGGCTGGCCGGGGTCGACGCGCCGACACCTGAGGAACATGTCGCCGCCTGGGAGCGGACGACGGACGCCTTCGGGTACGGGTACGTCTTCGAGCAGGCGTGGTCGCGGGTCCGGTTGTCCGCGGCGCTGCGAGCCGCGGGCCGGGTCGCCGAGGCGAACGAGCAGACCGCGATGGCAGCCGAGGTCGGTCGCGAACTGCGGGCGAAGCCGCTGCTCGACGAGACCGGTGGCAGCGAAACCGCCGGCGCGAGTGCGCTGACGTCGCGGGAGACCGAAGTACTGCGGTTGCTCGCCGAGGGACGCACCAACCGGCAGCTGGCGCGAGAGCTGTACATCAGCGAGAAGACCGTCAGCGTGCACGTGTCGAACATCCTGGCGAAGCTCGGCGTCCGCTCGCGGACCGAAGCTGCCGCCGTGGCCCGCCGGGACGGGCTGCTCGACGCGGATTAG
- a CDS encoding dipeptidase, which translates to MDLHRDAIVADGHNDLLMLVARRPKDVWSAYFRERWIPQLRDGGIDVQVLPVFIDSEFLPEGALRETLRMIEAAHRITAANSDEVALCTAPGDIETATAAGKIALVLALEGCPQIDTDVELLQTLHRLGVRMVSFTHFGRSALGDGSGEDATGGRLTHAGVEAVGLLEELGVLIDVSHVGRAGVEHILELATKPVVASHSSAFALRDHHRNLTDEQLRGIAATGGVVCVNFFAGFLTTAEKPTVDHLADHILHIVDVAGEDHVGLGSDFVAEVFGEKIPACDRPLVIQGLDAELYVPGLEGPAGMPLVTETLLRRGLPEATIRKILGANLTRILTTHSNL; encoded by the coding sequence ATGGATCTGCACCGTGACGCGATCGTGGCCGATGGACACAACGACCTCTTGATGCTGGTGGCGCGGCGGCCGAAGGACGTCTGGTCGGCGTACTTCCGGGAGCGGTGGATCCCGCAGCTGCGGGACGGCGGGATCGACGTACAGGTCCTGCCGGTGTTCATCGACTCGGAGTTCCTGCCCGAGGGCGCGCTCCGCGAGACGCTGCGGATGATCGAGGCCGCGCACCGGATCACGGCCGCGAACTCCGACGAGGTCGCCTTGTGTACGGCGCCGGGCGACATCGAGACCGCGACCGCCGCGGGCAAGATCGCGCTGGTGCTCGCGCTCGAGGGCTGCCCGCAGATCGACACCGATGTCGAACTGCTGCAGACGCTGCACCGGCTCGGCGTACGGATGGTCTCGTTCACCCACTTCGGTCGCAGCGCCCTCGGCGACGGCTCCGGCGAGGACGCGACCGGCGGCCGCTTGACGCACGCGGGTGTCGAGGCGGTGGGGTTGCTCGAGGAGCTCGGCGTACTGATCGACGTCTCGCACGTCGGCCGCGCCGGGGTCGAGCACATCCTCGAACTGGCGACCAAGCCGGTGGTCGCGTCGCACTCGAGCGCGTTCGCGCTGCGCGACCACCACCGCAACCTGACCGACGAGCAGCTCCGCGGGATCGCGGCGACCGGCGGCGTGGTCTGCGTGAACTTCTTCGCGGGCTTCCTCACCACCGCGGAGAAGCCGACGGTCGACCACCTCGCCGACCACATCCTGCACATCGTCGACGTCGCCGGCGAGGATCACGTCGGCCTGGGCAGCGACTTCGTCGCCGAGGTCTTCGGCGAGAAGATCCCCGCCTGCGACCGCCCACTCGTCATCCAGGGCCTGGACGCCGAGCTCTACGTCCCCGGCCTCGAAGGTCCGGCCGGTATGCCGCTGGTCACCGAGACGCTGCTCCGCCGAGGTTTGCCGGAAGCAACGATTCGCAAAATTCTCGGCGCGAATCTGACCCGGATTCTGACTACTCACAGTAATCTCTGA
- a CDS encoding ornithine cyclodeaminase family protein, producing MKVLSAEDVRRLVPMSTAVAAVRDAFRELAAGNFVLPPRQIFGDGTVLVMSAYHSPTGTAVVKKIGIALDQVPAIRATVIWTGNGEQIVADGSSITTLRTGAVVGVATDLLAHADATRLTLIGTGAQAADQVRAVLAVRPVTQITITGRSADRATTLANQLATEFPEAKFTPSTTIDEAIADADIICCATSSSTPLFDADALPTTVHVNAIGAFRPTMRELPRNLLATASTVVVDQREAALEESGEIIDAINSGALTETNLVELGQALSAPPTRHGGRTVFKSVGVGAQDWAIAAALA from the coding sequence GTGAAGGTGCTTTCTGCTGAGGATGTCCGCCGGCTGGTCCCGATGAGTACGGCGGTCGCCGCGGTGCGGGACGCGTTCCGCGAGCTGGCGGCCGGGAACTTCGTGCTGCCACCGCGGCAGATCTTCGGCGACGGGACGGTGCTCGTGATGTCGGCGTACCACTCGCCGACCGGGACCGCGGTCGTGAAGAAGATCGGGATCGCGCTCGACCAGGTCCCGGCGATCCGCGCGACCGTGATCTGGACCGGCAACGGCGAACAAATCGTCGCCGACGGCAGCTCGATCACGACCTTGCGCACCGGTGCGGTCGTCGGCGTCGCAACCGACCTCCTGGCTCACGCCGACGCCACCCGCCTCACCCTGATCGGAACCGGCGCCCAGGCCGCCGACCAGGTCCGCGCGGTTCTCGCCGTACGGCCCGTCACTCAGATCACCATCACGGGCCGCTCGGCCGACCGCGCGACTACCCTCGCCAACCAACTGGCGACCGAGTTCCCCGAGGCGAAGTTCACCCCCAGCACCACCATCGACGAAGCGATCGCCGACGCCGACATCATCTGCTGCGCCACGTCCTCATCCACGCCGCTCTTCGACGCCGACGCCCTCCCCACCACCGTCCACGTCAACGCCATCGGCGCCTTCCGCCCCACCATGCGAGAACTCCCCCGCAACCTGCTCGCCACCGCGTCCACCGTCGTAGTCGACCAACGCGAAGCCGCCCTGGAGGAATCCGGCGAAATCATCGACGCGATCAACTCGGGAGCCCTGACCGAAACCAACCTGGTCGAACTCGGTCAAGCCCTCTCCGCCCCACCAACCCGACACGGCGGCCGCACGGTCTTCAAGTCCGTCGGCGTCGGCGCGCAGGACTGGGCGATCGCCGCCGCGCTCGCGTAG